Within the Brassica oleracea var. oleracea cultivar TO1000 unplaced genomic scaffold, BOL UnpScaffold02226, whole genome shotgun sequence genome, the region CCTAAAGATAAGTTTATTCGCAAGTGGTTGATTTGATTGATTCTTTTGAGCAGCAAAGATGAACAGCTGTGGAGTTCAACAAACCGCTTTCGAGGTGATGAGGAGCAGAGACGCCGTCGTTTGCCCTAAACCACGTCGTGTCGGTGTCCTAAACCACCACCACCTTGCTCGATCTCTCCGTTGGCAAGTCAGGTAAAGACATACTTTCTTTATCTCTGTTATTTTCTTATAGAGAGGAATAACGTTTTCATCAatcattttgttaaaatatgtttttatttcagTCACCAGATGGAGCTATGTGAGTCGAATTCAAGAAGTGATATTTTGGATTTCATACTCGCTAAGGTTAATATAAATAACCTTTTGCTCATAACTagaatttgtatatataaaatattatttattttctgttatGTGAGATTGATCTtgtgcatatatattttatttatagggTGGTGGTTGTGAACAAGATCCGACGCCGGAGCTATTCTTCACAGGGTCACCGCCGGGTAGAGTTTCTAACCCTTTAACCAAAGATTCACTCTTTCAGGACGAGCTTCTCGTGgtggctcctcctcctccgtcgaCTCCACGAGCAACCAAGCCGCCGCCACCGTCTTCTCCAAGGAACGGTGGCGGTTGCGTTAGGGCGACGACTAACTTCGGGAACAATCCTGCGGTTCGTGTCGTGGGATTTAATTGCCTTGACATGGACAGACGCAACAGCGTTCCTACTCTTGCATAAGAGTCCCaaaacatgcatatatat harbors:
- the LOC106321634 gene encoding uncharacterized protein LOC106321634, which produces MNSCGVQQTAFEVMRSRDAVVCPKPRRVGVLNHHHLARSLRWQVSHQMELCESNSRSDILDFILAKGGGCEQDPTPELFFTGSPPGRVSNPLTKDSLFQDELLVVAPPPPSTPRATKPPPPSSPRNGGGCVRATTNFGNNPAVRVVGFNCLDMDRRNSVPTLA